AAAGGACATTGCTTCGAATGGAAGTATGGTTCCAATTGCCAATTGCAACTTCTTCCCCCTTTGGCAAACGAGTACTTACTGCTGTTACTACGCCGTCGTTATCACCATAATTAGATAAATACATCCCGCCAAACCAAGTCGAGGAAAACATCGATCCCCAGTCCGTACCACCAAAAGTGTAAAAATCATTCACGTATGCATACGGCTTCTCATCTGTCAACGAACGAAAATATTCCATATATCCAGTCTCTACAGCGGCGGTCCCTTCACCACGTAACCCGAGTAACTCTGCTAGCCACCCTGCCCAATTACTATTTGCCAAATCTGCCAATTCCGATCCGTGATGGGGGCTGGATAAAGTAAGGGTCCGATCTACATATTGCCATGCTCCATAGTATGCTACAGCAGCTTGCGTATCGACTCCCCCTTTGCTGTAAGCTATGATCGTAATCGGCTTTCCTTGAAAATGAGCAGAAATTTCTTCTATTTTTTCTGCAAGTAATTTTCCATTATCCCACATATCCGCTGAAGCACCTCCAGCATCATACAGCTGGATAAACGCAGTTTCATAACCAGATTCATAGGCCGCTTCGTATAAACCATCCTCCTCCCAAAATATTTGTGCGACATTATTCAATCCAGGTACAAATAATAACACCGGAGCATTCGGCAATGGGTTAGACGGTGATTCACCTACAAACCATTCCCCTGGTGTTTCATTATTTCCATTATCTCCCTTACCCAATACTGATTGTTCTGTTCCCTCACCGACTTTTTTTGGATTAGGTAAATTTTGCGATTGTGCCATGACATAAGATGGAGTGGTCAATAGTAGCAAACCGATCAGCAACGAAATAAATAAACGTTTTGCCATTTTTTCTCCTCCATTTTAATTTTTTTAATTTATGGAAACATCATTAAACAATGATGGGATTGGAAAATAATTCTTTTTTTAATAATTGGAATAGGAGAAACAACAGTAATAGTTCGGAAAGCATTTTACGATAAAGGGAATCTTCAAGCAGTAGGTGTTTTCATTCATCCCCCACGGCTTGTTAGTGCCGTAATGGTATGACCTAAAGGCTTCTTACGAAATAGGGTGTAGGTGCTGTTATCTCCTACTTACACTTATTGCAGTACAGATTATCCAACTCCTCAAGTGGGAGTGTTACAGCAACTTATAGACGGGATAGCAGGTCTTAATTGCGGAACATTTATAAAATAACCACTCCATCATTCTCTAAAATGAACACGATGGTAAACCAATTTGAAGACTAGCAATGAGGACAAACACATGGATCCGTTTTATGCATTTTATATCTTCAATGTACACGATTACCTCTCATTTGAACATCCGTTATTCGTACCGTGAAAATTATCCTAGTACACAATATTTTCCCGATAGAAATAACTATTTTTTAAAACTTAATTATTTTATGGACACAGCAATGATGATCTAAAACCTCACTAAAGTTAAATCAGCTAAACAAAATGTTAGGTAAACTTGACATGCGCAAATGAAAATAATACACTCCTTATAGAAGCTTTTATGGAAAGAGCAAAAAAATGAGATGTAAGTAATGGAAGATGTCTAAGGAAGGAGCTGGCTTGATTGAAATTAGATAATCGTGTAAAGGAGTTGAGGGCACGGTTTAATTTAACACAAGAACAACTGGCGAGAAAAGTTGGCGTTACTCGACAGACCATTGCGGCTATTGAAAAAGGAGATTATGTTCCATCCTTATTTCTTGCCTTAAATATATGTAGAATTTTCTGCTTACCTATGGAAGAAACTTTTTGGCTACAGGAGGAGGAGAGAGACGATGAAAATGAAATCGATTTACTGGATTAGCATATTTGGATTATTGATAGCTGCTTGGGGGTTTATACCGCTTTATTCATTTGCAAGCCAAGTAGCAGACGTCGTTAAAAATGAGAGCACTCAAGCATTCGTAAATATTACACCAACTATTATCTTTTTATTGATTGCAACTGGATTCGGAATCTTACTATACCGGCACAATTCCAAAAAACATCAACATATATTTTTGAAATTATTTATGCCAGAAGAGTTTTCTGAACAGGATGAGCGAGAAAAAATAATTACAGCTAATGCTTGTCGTAAAGTTTACCTTTTCATGCCCTTTGTATTTGGCTTTATGCTCATTCTAATGTTTCTCTATCCATTCATAGATGACGTGATCCCATTCTATCCAATGTTGCTTCTGTTTGTTTACCCGATCGCGCAAATAACGATTTATTACTTATCCATACGCAAGCAATCATAAGCAAAATATAATGTGTTTTGAAAATGAATTACTCTCCTTTGGAAAACAAGTATCCCAAGGGAGAGCAACATACAGCTTCTATAAAACGTTTAGGGGGCGATTAAAAAGTTTGTTATTGAATTAACTTCATGCGCTTTACCGGTTTTTCTTTGGATAAACAAATAACCAATTGTACCAAACAACAACCGCTTATGCTGTTCAGATAACTGATTCGAGACTTTGACAATATCATTATCCATATCACGAAATAACTTCCTATATCCGTTAGCATAACACATGGATAAACCGTTTAAACGAACTGTTGTCCTTAAATACACCTGCATCCTGTAAAATCCGCACAAACTTATTTCCAACTTCTTTGCGCACAATTTGCCGTGCTTCTTCAGGTGTTCCTACGCCTGGGTACTGTTTCTTCAATTTTTCCGCCCAGTCTCTATGATAGGCTGCAACTTGTTGGTGTTCACCTAATAAATAGCTTTCTATATCAGCTAATTCTTGTTTTAATCGCGCAGGCAATACTGCTAGTCCCATCACCTCAATTAAGCCGATATTTTCCTTTTTAATATGATGCACATCTGCATGTGGATGGAAAATACCTTGTGGATACTGTTCTGTTGTCCGGTTATTCCGTAATACAAGATCCAACTCATACACGCCGTTACGTTTTCTCGCAATCGGTGTAATAGTATTATGTGGTGTTTGCTCTGTAAATGCTATAATATTCGCTGCTTCATCAGAATAACTTTTCCAGACTGCTAAGACCTCGTCTGCTGCGTCCACTAAATCAGATGTATGTTTTCCTTTTAACCGAATTACAGACAATGGCCAATGTAGCACGGCACAATGCAGTTGCGGATACTGATTCCAAGAAAATGAAAATGCCTCTTTAGCATTGGTCATTGTAAACTCATACCGCCCCGCTTGATAATGGTCGTGACTTAAGATCGATCCGCCCACAATCGGCAAGTCTGCATTAGACCCAATAAAATAATGCGGGAATTTTTCTGTAAAAGCTAACAGTCGTGCAAACGTTCGCTTATCGATTTTCATATTTCTGTGTTGTTCCGATAATAAAATGCTGTGTTCATTATAGTAAACGTACGGCGAATATTGAAAAAACCACATTTCATCGGCTAGAGGAACCCTTATCATTCGATGGTTTGCACGTGCGGGGTGGTCAATTCTTCCTGTATAGCCTTCATTCTCCACACATAATAGACATTTCGGATAGGTAATATCCTTGGATTTTTCTCGTTCTAATTTAATTTGTTCGGGGTCTTTTTCTGGCTTGGATAAATTAATAGTTATATCCATGGTTCCATAAGGCGTATCTGTTTTATAGCTAATGTTTTTCGCAATGCGGTTCATTTGAATATAATTACTATTCCTTGAAAGGGCGTAAAAATAATCTGTAGCCTTTACTGGTGATTGGTTGAATTTTTTATAAAAGACCTCATTTACTGTCGAAGGGCGTGCGACGAGACAATTCATAATACTAGCTGCCAGGATTTCCTTTTCGCTTAAAATATCGCGAATAACATCGTGTTCAATCGCATAGTCAATCAATTTATCTAATAGATTTGGTATGGGTATATCTTTTACCGGTACAGATTCATTCGGAAATGATTCCAAATGTAATAAACGCATGATCTGGTTTCGCGCATATACTTTATCTGCATATTCGATCATCTCAGCTGAGGTAGCTTGCTCGATAAGTCCTGTTAAATAGGAATAGATCATTCAAAATCCCCTCCTTGTAGAGGTTGTTCAAAAAGTATACTAAAATGTTTCCTTAACTTCTCAGTCTTATTTTTCTTACCCTTTTGAACAAACACTATTTAGGTTTTCTGTGACGTACATTTTACCAGCATACATGCTCTTAATCCTGCTCCGATAACACCT
This genomic interval from Virgibacillus pantothenticus contains the following:
- a CDS encoding helix-turn-helix transcriptional regulator; translated protein: MKLDNRVKELRARFNLTQEQLARKVGVTRQTIAAIEKGDYVPSLFLALNICRIFCLPMEETFWLQEEERDDENEIDLLD
- a CDS encoding esterase/lipase family protein: MAKRLFISLLIGLLLLTTPSYVMAQSQNLPNPKKVGEGTEQSVLGKGDNGNNETPGEWFVGESPSNPLPNAPVLLFVPGLNNVAQIFWEEDGLYEAAYESGYETAFIQLYDAGGASADMWDNGKLLAEKIEEISAHFQGKPITIIAYSKGGVDTQAAVAYYGAWQYVDRTLTLSSPHHGSELADLANSNWAGWLAELLGLRGEGTAAVETGYMEYFRSLTDEKPYAYVNDFYTFGGTDWGSMFSSTWFGGMYLSNYGDNDGVVTAVSTRLPKGEEVAIGNWNHTSIRSNVLFPVLEDYIFTESQPNKRYSFNTALEGKSATAEQYVYGSRLEKNKHEKHAFPIEETVDKVNIQLYTASPLGEVQLVDPNGKSYPVTQVAKQNGGFFAGATGYSIQVNHPVSGEWSLKMLSDQKNAYLLQGQFDKATKHQILLEAPLNRGVTNELPWKTNDAQVKDESIETVYTIVESGEQIPVMTGTIKGGSFNLSKELSSLKKNQAYNITIDIKGETISGSPFKRTVVDSVYLSE
- the galT gene encoding UDP-glucose--hexose-1-phosphate uridylyltransferase, whose product is MIYSYLTGLIEQATSAEMIEYADKVYARNQIMRLLHLESFPNESVPVKDIPIPNLLDKLIDYAIEHDVIRDILSEKEILAASIMNCLVARPSTVNEVFYKKFNQSPVKATDYFYALSRNSNYIQMNRIAKNISYKTDTPYGTMDITINLSKPEKDPEQIKLEREKSKDITYPKCLLCVENEGYTGRIDHPARANHRMIRVPLADEMWFFQYSPYVYYNEHSILLSEQHRNMKIDKRTFARLLAFTEKFPHYFIGSNADLPIVGGSILSHDHYQAGRYEFTMTNAKEAFSFSWNQYPQLHCAVLHWPLSVIRLKGKHTSDLVDAADEVLAVWKSYSDEAANIIAFTEQTPHNTITPIARKRNGVYELDLVLRNNRTTEQYPQGIFHPHADVHHIKKENIGLIEVMGLAVLPARLKQELADIESYLLGEHQQVAAYHRDWAEKLKKQYPGVGTPEEARQIVRKEVGNKFVRILQDAGVFKDNSSFKRFIHVLC